The Chloroflexota bacterium genomic sequence TTTGGTGGCCCAACTTGGTCAAGCTGGAATTCTCTATTTCGGCGGTCGCCAAATTTTGGGTGGCACGCTTGATTTAGGTGAATATCAAAAATTCAGCTTGTACTTGGTCTATGTGTTTTTTCCCTTGGGTCAGCTTGGTTTTATTATCTCGCTGATGGCTCAGGCTGGTGCTTCGGCCTCACGGATTTTCGAAATTCTCGATGCCAAGAGCGAAATTACCGACAAACCTGATGCTCAAGAATTGCCAGCCATCCAAGGTAAGGTTGAATTTCGCAATGTAACCTTCCGCTACTTTGGCAGCAGCGATCCAGTTTTGCGTGATGTGAGTTTCGAGGCCAAACCAGGCCAAACCATCGCCTTGCTCGGCGCAACTGGTAGCGGCAAATCGACAATCATCAACTTGCTGCCACGCTTTTACGATGTCAGCGAAGGCGCAGTCTTGATCGATGGTCATGATTTGCGCGATGTCAAACTTGATAGCTTGCGCTCGCAGATTGGGATTGTGCTGCAAGAAACCAATCTGTTTAGCGGCTCAATTCGCGATAACATCGCTTTCGGGCGGCCTGAGGCGACGTTTGAAGAGGTTGAGGCAGCCGCTAAAGCTGCATCTGCCCACGATTTTATTATGACTTTCCCGCAAGGCTACGATACCTCGGTTGGCGAACGTGGTGCAACCTTGTCTGGTGGTCAAAAGCAACGGATCGCAATTGCCCGCGCGTTGTTGCTCAATCCACGGCTGCTGATTTTGGATGATTCGACCAGCAGCGTGGACTTGATGACTGAATATCGGATTCAGAAGGCGCTTGATCAATTGATGCAAGGCCGCACCAGTGTGGTAATTGCCCAACGGATTAGTACCGTTTTGAATGCCGACCAAATTTTGGTGCTCGAAAAAGGCCAAGTTGTGGCGCGTGGCAACCATGAAGAATTAATGGAAAGTAGCGCCATCTACGCCGAAATTTACAATTCACAACTGGTCGGCGATGCCGACATTGCAGCGCTTGAAAGCTCAAGCGTTGAGGAGGCTTAGCGCTATGATGGGTGGATTAGGCGGTCCCCGCCACTTACTCGAAGCCGAAGCTCAGAAGCCCCAACGCTTAGGTGCGACGCTGGCTCGCTTTGGCTTTTACTTTCGCAAAAAATGGTTTGGCTTTGCCTTTGCCATTCTATTAATTGTTATCGGCACGTGGGGCCAAGTTGTGACTCCCGATTTGATCGGCCAATCGATCGATTGCTATTTGCTGCCCAACCCCAGCGCCTGCTGGTTTGATACGATCAACAGCGAGATTAGCAACGCTGATCGTTTGAGCGGACTTGGCTCGTTGGTGCTGTTGTTGTGTGGCTTGTTCATCGGCACATCGATTTTGCAGGGCTTGGCCTTTTATGCCATGAACTGGTCGGGCCAGCATGCTCTGCGCCAAATGCGTGAAGATCTGTTTGCCCAGATTCATCGCTTGTCGTTGGGTTTTTACTCACGCAACGAAGCTGGCAACATTATGAGCCGCATCACTAGCGATACCGATACGATTCAGCAGATGCTGGGCTTTGCCTTGCTCAACGTGCTTGGCGGTATTTTGCTGATCGGCTGGGTTGCGATCAAGATGTTGCAAGAAAATGTGCCCTATGCCTTGCTGAGCTTGAGCGTTGTGCCATTTATGGCGATTGCAACCTTCTATTTTTCGAGTCAAGCTCGTAAAGCTTTCCGTAAAACCCGTCAACAAATGGGTAGCGTCAATGCTGGCTTGCAAGAAAGCATCGCGGGAGCGCGGGAAGTACAAGCGTTCAATCGCGAAGAAGAAAGCATCGCCCAATTTGTGCGTACCAACGCCGCTAATCGCGATGCCAACGTGCGGGCTGCAACCTTCACTAGTGCGCTCAATCCAGTGCTTGAAGCCTTGGGCTATGTGGCGATTGCAATTGTGGTGGTGGTTGGTGGGCTTTCAGTCTTGCGCGATCAACCATTATTTGGCTCGACTGCGATTTCCTTGGGCTTAGTATTTGCTTTCTTGCAATATGTCCAACGCTTCAACCAACCAATTCAGCAAATTGCCGTGATGTGGACAAACGTGCAAAATGCGATTGCTGGCGGCGAACGGATTTTCAATTTGCTTGATGAAGTTCCCGATGTGACCGACAAGCCTGATGCCCGCGAAATGCCGGCGATTGTGGGCAAAGTTGAGTTGGTTGATGCTAAAGCTGAGTACAAAAAGGGCGAACCAGTGTTGCGTGGCGTGAGTTTTACGGCTGAGCCAGGCCAAACGATTGCGATTGTTGGGCCGACTGGAGCTGGCAAAACCACAATTATCAACTTGCTGCCACGTTTTTATGATGTCACTGGTGGTGCAGTCAAGATTGATGGAATTGATGTGCGCGATGTAACAGCTGCTAGCTTGCGCCGCCAAATTGGCATCGTGCTACAAGATTCGTTCTTGTTCTCCGATACGGTGATCAACAATATTCGCTATGGGAGGCTCGATGCCAGCGATGAAGAAGTGATTGCAGCTGCAAAATTAGCCTCGGCTCACGATTTTATCGAGCGTTTAAGCGATGGTTACCAAACTGTGCTGGGCGAACGTGGTGGTGGTTTGAGCCAAGGCCAACGTCAATTAATCGCGATTGCCCGTGCTGCACTGGCCAATCCACGTATTTTGATTTTGGATGAAGCGACTTCGAGTGTTGATACCCGTACCGAGCGCTTGATTCAGCAGGCCTTTGATAGCTTGTTGCAAGGCCGAACCAGCTTTGTGATTGCCCACCGTTTGAGTACAATTCGCAACGCCGATTTGGTGTTGATGCTCAAAGATGGCGCAGTGATCGAGCGCGGCACGCATACCGAACTCTTGGCGCAACGCGGCGCGTACTACGATTTGTATATGAGCCAATTCCGTCGCGAAGAGGAAGTAGCGGCCTAGCAAAACCATAGCCGATCTTCGTTTTGGCTCCTTCCGTTTTGTAATTAAATAAACCTATGGCGCAGGTCGTGTCTTTCTATTGAGAGGCACGGCTTGCGCTTTTAGCCTATTTAAACCTGATCCCTTTTAAAATAGTTAGTACTTTTAGACTATCAGAGACTAGGTATTAAATGTGAGATCATCATGGCAAGAAACCATTAATCTATAGCTAGCTAAACCTGCTCGAGCGCATTGAACTGATTTTAGGAGAGCTGTATGCAACCATTTCGTAAGGCTTGGGTTGGCATGATCGTTTGGCTATTGATCAGTGGTATGTGGCTTAATGATGCTCCAACGATAACTCAGGCTGCTCAACCAACTGCTTTTCAACCTGGAACTGGTGGATTGCAAGCGCAGGTCAATTCGAGCCTTGGGCTGCCAACAAACTTGACTACAACTCGTGCACTGACTGGGACGTGGCAAACAGGCTTTAACGATCTCGCGTTTTCGAATGGCAGAATTACCACAGTGATTAGCGATACGGCTGGTAATTGGTATTTTGGCGGCGACTTCAGCCAAATTGGCGGGGTTGCGGTTAATAATATCGCCCGTTGGGATGGCACTACCTGGTCGGCGCTATCAACCAGCACACCCGATTGGGCCAATTGGAACTATCAAGTTTCAACGATGGCCTTTTGGGGCGATAAGCTCTATGTTGGCGGAGTCAACATGAGTATCGGCGGCCTCAACTATGCTGATCTGGCCTATTGGGATGGCTCGATATGGCATCAGGCTGGTAGCGGCTTTGATCAGGCTGGCACTGTCAGTCATATTGCCGCGCTCAACAACGAGTTATTTGTGTTTGGCGAATTTAGCCAATTCAATGGAGTTAATGTAACGCGTTTTGCCCGCTGGGATGGCACAACGACCCGCCAAGTTTCGTCCAATATTGTTGAAATGCAATTTATGCAAGCCGCATCCAAAACGATCTATATTGGTGGGAAGCGTTGGGTCAATGAATCTAAAGTTGACACGGTGGCAGCTTGGGATGGGACTACCTTTCAGATTATTGCATCGGGAGAGATTAACCCGCTTAGCCTGAAAGTAATTAATGATCAACTATATGGAGTTAAAAAACTGAGTGCTACCAGTTCAGCGTTGATGCGCTGGAATGGCTCGACATGGGTTGTTGAGATCAATGCGATTCCGTTTGTTATAACCAGCTTTGCCTTTGATGCTGATCAATTTTATGCTGAATCATGGAATGGCACAAACACAACTCTGCATCGCTATAGCAACCAAATTTGGCAGCCATTAACCAATTGTGGTTGCAGCAATGCTAGCCATACCGTTTATTTGGCAGCTAATCGACTCTTTATTGCAAGTACTGCACATAAACCCCTATTAAGCTTGGTCGGTAATCAATGGCAAGAAATTGTGGTTAAGATCGCGATTGATCCATATATTTCAAAAATTGCTGCCTATCAAGATGATCTCTATCTCTTCTCGAAAGAAAAACGGGTAATCAATAACACCTATACAGAATTTCGTCATTTGAGAAGTTGGGAAAATAATGCTTGGAAAACGATTTATCAGCTATCAGCTAGCCAATCAGTTATTGATATGAAAGCCACCAATGATAATGGATTGTATTTTGTGTTACTTGATACATTTTTAGGCTATTACGATACCTATTATTATCAACAGGGACAAAATGCGGTTATAACTTTACCACGGATTGGGTTTAGTGAAATTTATAAATTATTTGTGCTAAATGGAAATCAGCTCTATGCGATTATTCCTGGTGCAATTTATCGTTGGAATGGCACGGAGTGGGCGGTGAGTAGCGGCTTGCCATATCCAAATGCTGAAGGGTATTGGCTTGACCCATTTAGCTATCAGCAACAATTACATCTCTTAACCAATTATGGGCTTAGCATTAATAACCGCCCGCTATTGCGAATTTTTCGGCGCGATGGTACTGCATGGATTGACCAAAATGTTGTGCTTGAAGGCTACCTGAGTGATAGCGCTGCAAATCTGAATGGTTTGTATATTACTGGGGAGTTTTATCACAATAATCAAGTTTATCGGTTGGTTCATTGGGATGGGACGCAGCTGCGGTTTATTAATACACTTGGGGCAGTGGTTGATGCGGTGGCAGCTGAGGGTAATAATTTGTATGTTGGGGGTTTATTCAATCGCTTACCTGGTTGCGTCTGTTATAACCTTGGCTATTGGAATGGCGTTTTATGGCAGCCAGTTAATGGTGGCACGAATGGCCGGATTAAAAGTATGCTGTTGACGGGCGAACAGCTTTATCTGACAGGCTGGTTTAGCCAAACTGGTACTGTCGCTGCGGTTGGGATTGGCTTGCGCGTGGGTCAACATGGCTATAACAACAGCACCTATCTCGCATTTGTACATAAATAAACCTGCCTTGCAGGCCGTGCTTTCGACTTTAAAGGCATGGCCTGCTGCTAATTTAATATTTGTTAACTTCCTTACTGACCTGCTAGTACTTTTTACCTATTGATCACTAGATAATTCATATGGTATCTATAGCTATGCATAGATTATCGTTAAATTGATGATTTAGCAGGCTTCAACCAAGGAGCTGAATTGCTAGGTAGAGGTTGTGTGGTGTTTTGGTCTGGGAGTGATGTTTATGGCGAAATCGAATTTCCGTTGGCGAGGCTGGTTATTGGCGGGGTTGGTCGTTTGGGCTGGAATTCCAGCAGCAAATCCATCGGTTCAAGCGCAAACTCTTGATCTTCAGAATTGGGATCGGTCTCAAAGTCAAGCGACGGCCATCCATCCCACTGGACTAGCGCAAACCCAAGCGCTAACTGGCACATGGCAGACTGAAGTTGCCAATATTCAACCGCATGATGGATTTATTAAGACCGCAACGCTTGGGCCAAATGGTGATTTATATTTTGCGGGCAATTTTACCCAAATTGCTGGGGTCAATGTGAATGGGATTGTGCGCTGGGATGGCACAACTTGGTCGGCATTGCCTTCGACCCAATTTGATTGGACGACATGGTTTCCTTCGTTTCAATCGCTAGCATTTGTTGACGACAATCTTTATGCTGGCAGCGCTAAGACCAACATTGGTGGTCATACCGGGCTTGATCTTGCGCGTTGGGATGGCGCAACCTGGCATGCAACTGGCAGTGGCGTGGGCTCGATAGGTGGGATTGAGCAGCTTGCTCAATATGCTGATGAATTGTATATCTTAGGTAGTTTTACCAGCTTTAATGGGGTTCGTGCATCTGATCTTGTGCGCTGGAATGGGACGACTGTTACCACCATGACCACCATCCTTGAACAGATGAACGTTATGGTTGCTACCTCGGCAGGGGTCTATATCAGCGGTTTCAATCTTCAAAATGATCTACTTGTTGACCACGTGTTGCATTGGGATGGTACAAGCTTTACCAGCCTGCCGCTAGAGGTTGAGGCCAGTTCAATCAGGGTTTTCAACGATCAACTATATGGCGCTCAATCTAATAATCAAACCTCGGTTTTGAAGCGCTGGAATGGGACGGCTTGGGTAACAGTGGTGGATGCTGTGCCTGGAATTATTTTGGATTATGCGCTTGATTCGGATCAGATCTATGTGGAAGCACAGGTTAATGGTCAAATCCAACTGTACAGTTATGTAGGCAATGCTTTACAGCCCTTAACTGATTGTGAATGTACTGATGCCTATCGCCTCTATTTGGCGCATAATCGGCTTTTTATGACGAGCGCAACCGATCGCTCATTGTTGACCTATGTGAATAATCAATGGCAAGCGATTCCGCTGTATCGTGCCCCAGATTTAGCTTTAACCACTGGTGCTGATGCTGCTTATATCCTTGGTAATCAACTATTAAGTTGGGAAAATAACACTTGGCGGGCGATTCCCCAGCCAACCAGCCATCCACTTGTAGACGATATGCAAGCAGCCGACGATCGTTCGTTGTATGTAATTGCCAATAATCAAGCAAATGAGCAGATTGTGTATCGCTATGTGCAGGGCGCGGCTGAGGTAACAATGCTGCCCACGATTCCAGCGACCCCACTCAGCGAACTCTTCGTGATCAATGGGCAAACTCCGTTGGTGCGGACAAATACCGGGATTTATCGCTGGAATGGCACGAGTTGGGATAGTTTGGCCTTGCCGCCACATAATTTCAATCCTGGAATTGATCTGTTTGGCTACAATCAACAATTGTATGCCTTGGTGGCTTCGATCAATGATGGGCGCTTTACTAGTGTTATCTATCGTTGGAATGGGACGGCTTGGGTTGAGCCAACAGCGCCAGTGGATGGATTTGCCGTTGATCTTGATGCAAATGCTGATGGACTGTATTTGGCTGGACAGTTTGAACATGCTGGAGAGGATTATCAATTAATCAATTGGGATGGCAATCAGTTTAACTTCATCAGTAGCTCGAATAAGGTTATTGATCAGGTTGCTGCGACTGCTGATGGGGTGTATGTTGGTGGCTGGTTTAGCCAACTTGGCGATTGTGCTTGCTATAACCTTGGCTATTGGAATGGTAGTACTTGGCAAGCAGTTGGCGGTGGCACGAATGGTCGGGTTGAAGATCTGGCTTTATCCAATCAGCAACTGTTTGTGCATGGCTCGTTCAGCCAAACAGGCAATGCGACCGCCTTGGGTTTAGCGATTTGGAATCCTACTAGCACCTATACCGTCTATCTCCCGTTCACCCGTAAGTAACTCAATTGCAGTGGCTCAGGATCACTTTTGATCCTGAGCCACTTTTTAGATCCAAGCCTCGCCCTAAGCTAATGATGTTCCTCGCCTCAGATCACTTTCAGGAATTTAGTACTTTTAGCCTAGCAGAACCTAGGTATTAAATGTGAGATGATGGCTGCATCAGTCCCATTTAATCGATAGCTAGCTAAATACGCTCGAGAGCATTGATTTGATCTAAGGAGGACTCTATGCAACGATGGAGTAACGTTGGGATTTTTCTACTTGTATGGTTTTTAGTTAGTGGAATCGTGCTTAATCGGGCAGTGAATCCTGTTCAAGCCGCACAACCGCTATTGCCTCAATCACTCAGGGTTGCTGAGCAAGCACAGGTTCCTTCCATCCTAGACCAATCAGGAAATCTCAGTGCCACTAGTCTGATCAGCGGTACCTGGCAATCTGGCTTCAACGATCTCTCATTTGCGAATGGCACAATTACCTCAGCAATTACTGATACTGCTGGTAATTGGTATGTTGGTGGCTATTTCAACCAAGTTGATGGGGTTGCGGTTAACAATATTGCCCGTTGGGATGGCACAACCTGGTCGGCGCTATCAACCGTTGCAGCTGATTGGGCCAATTGGAACTATCGAGTTTCAACAATGGCCTTTTGGGGTGATGATCTCTATGTGGGCGGAGCTAATCTGAGTATCGGTGGGTTGGACTATGTTGATTTAGCGTATTGGGATGGTAGCACTTGGCATCAGGCTGGCAGTGGTTTTGATCAATATGGCACAGTGAGCAAGATTGCGGTATTCAATGACGAATTGTTTTTTGCTGGCAGCTTCGAACAGTTCAACGGAGTTGCTGTCCGATCGTTTGCGCGTTGGGATGGCACAAATATCAACCAACTTTCTACGAATATCCATGAAATAGAGTTTATGCAAGCTAGCTCAACCAATTTGTATATTGCTGGTAAACGCTGGGTGAATGAGTCATTAGTTGATACCGTGCAAGTTTGGGATGGTACGAATTTTCAAACAATTGCATCAGCAGAGATATCCCCGTATAGCCTTAAGATCATTGATAATCAGTTGTATGGAATCCGCAAACTGAGTGCGAATAGTTCGGCCCTCGTCCGCTGGGATGGATCAGCCTGGAGTGTTGTGATCGATACGATTCCGTTTGTTATCAATAACTTTGCCTTTGATGCTGATCAATTTTATGCTGAAGCTCAAAATGGAGCAAGTTTTGCCCTTTATCGCTATGATAACCAACAATGGCAACCGCTAACCACTTGTAATTGTAATGCTGAACATACATTATATTTAGTCAATAATCAATTATTTATGACCAGTGAGCAACATAAACCGCTATTGAACTATAGCAATAATCAATGGCAAGAATTCGTGGTTAAATCGGCTTATCCCTATACAGCGAAGATTGTTACCTATCAAGATGATGTGTATATTGCTTCAATTCAGAAAGTGTTAATCAATGATGTTTATAAAGAAGTCAATTATGTACGAAGTTGGGAAGATAATACGTGGAAAGTAGTTTATCAAATTTCAAATACCCACACGCTTATCGATATGAAAGCCACTGATATAGGCGTATATTTGTTGATTCAGAATGATTCAACCGAATATTATGATATCTATTATTATAAGCAAGGACAAAATGGGGTTAATATTTTGCCAGATATTGAAATAGGCTTAAGTGAAATACTTAAATTATTTGTACTCAATGGCAATACACTCTATGCGATTA encodes the following:
- a CDS encoding ABC transporter ATP-binding protein/permease encodes the protein MGKPQAQRGQKAGGGSGGLGRAIAYLGAQRKSAILAYVALALATLAQLAVPQLVQNMIDAVTSGSIARIIFKQVPEPMQAAAAQQAGTTIEQLRLDQTNAESLLINAALIIVAFAFMRGIFSFVQAYMAEKTSQGVAFDLRNQIFARVQRLSFSYYDQNQTGQLMIRATDDVEKVRTFIAQGLILTAQALLLLVGALVILFFTNWKLSLVVVPLLPVAMVMFMIFGKVSQPLFGVVQRKLSALNTILQENLAGIKVVKAFTREPYESQRFDLAATDLMAQQLRISKVFSFLFPVIFLVAQLGQAGILYFGGRQILGGTLDLGEYQKFSLYLVYVFFPLGQLGFIISLMAQAGASASRIFEILDAKSEITDKPDAQELPAIQGKVEFRNVTFRYFGSSDPVLRDVSFEAKPGQTIALLGATGSGKSTIINLLPRFYDVSEGAVLIDGHDLRDVKLDSLRSQIGIVLQETNLFSGSIRDNIAFGRPEATFEEVEAAAKAASAHDFIMTFPQGYDTSVGERGATLSGGQKQRIAIARALLLNPRLLILDDSTSSVDLMTEYRIQKALDQLMQGRTSVVIAQRISTVLNADQILVLEKGQVVARGNHEELMESSAIYAEIYNSQLVGDADIAALESSSVEEA
- a CDS encoding ABC transporter ATP-binding protein/permease — translated: MMGGLGGPRHLLEAEAQKPQRLGATLARFGFYFRKKWFGFAFAILLIVIGTWGQVVTPDLIGQSIDCYLLPNPSACWFDTINSEISNADRLSGLGSLVLLLCGLFIGTSILQGLAFYAMNWSGQHALRQMREDLFAQIHRLSLGFYSRNEAGNIMSRITSDTDTIQQMLGFALLNVLGGILLIGWVAIKMLQENVPYALLSLSVVPFMAIATFYFSSQARKAFRKTRQQMGSVNAGLQESIAGAREVQAFNREEESIAQFVRTNAANRDANVRAATFTSALNPVLEALGYVAIAIVVVVGGLSVLRDQPLFGSTAISLGLVFAFLQYVQRFNQPIQQIAVMWTNVQNAIAGGERIFNLLDEVPDVTDKPDAREMPAIVGKVELVDAKAEYKKGEPVLRGVSFTAEPGQTIAIVGPTGAGKTTIINLLPRFYDVTGGAVKIDGIDVRDVTAASLRRQIGIVLQDSFLFSDTVINNIRYGRLDASDEEVIAAAKLASAHDFIERLSDGYQTVLGERGGGLSQGQRQLIAIARAALANPRILILDEATSSVDTRTERLIQQAFDSLLQGRTSFVIAHRLSTIRNADLVLMLKDGAVIERGTHTELLAQRGAYYDLYMSQFRREEEVAA